Proteins encoded in a region of the Vicia villosa cultivar HV-30 ecotype Madison, WI linkage group LG5, Vvil1.0, whole genome shotgun sequence genome:
- the LOC131606676 gene encoding external alternative NAD(P)H-ubiquinone oxidoreductase B3, mitochondrial-like produces MSWSSFYHTASRVFHEYPSWSKSVVVCTIISGGGLAAYGDTRSAYSDSGDQFPQKKVVVLGTGWAGTSFVKSMKNSSYDIHVVSPRNYFAFTPLLPSVTCGTVEARSIVEPIRNISRKSGLDVQFSEAECYKIDPKNNKVYCKATHDKKLGGTEEFSLDYDYLVIAMGARSNTFNTPGVEEHAYFLKEVEDAKRIRHKVINLFERASLPCVPVEEKKKLLSFVIVGGGPTGVEFAAELHDFVHEDLSKLYPSLKDHVKITLLEAGDHILNMFDKRITEFAEGKFKRDGIDVKLGSMVVKVGEKEISSKERGSGEIVTLPHGMVVWSTGIGARPEIVDFMKQLGQINRRALVTDEWLRVEGCDNIYALGDCATVNQRKVMEDIAVIFSKADKDNSGMLDLKEFQNVVGDIIERYPQVDIYLKSQMKDMASLLSKSQESPTTVVDIEYFKQALSKVDSQMKNLPATAQVAAQQGTYLADCFNRMELCERYPEGPLRFRGTGRHRFHAFRYKHLGQFAPLGGEQTAAQLPGDWVSIGHSSQWLWYSVYASKLVSWRTRALVISDWGRRFIFGRDSSQI; encoded by the exons ATGAGTTGGTCTTCCTTTTATCACACAGCCTCCAGGGTTTTTCATGAGTATCCATCCTGGTCTAAGTCTGTTGTTGTATGCACTATCATCAG CGGTGGAGGTCTAGCGGCATATGGTGATACCAGATCAGCATATAGTGATAGTGGTGATCAATTCCCACAAAAGAAGGTGGTGGTTCTTGGAACTGGTTGGGCTGGAACAAGTTTTGTGAAAAGCATGAAAAACTCCTCCTATGATATTCATGTTGTTTCACCGCGTAACTATTTTGCATTCACTCCTTTGTTACCTAGTGTCACTTGTGGCACAGTCGAGGCACGAAGTATCGTTGAGCCTATTCGAAATATCAGCAGAAAG AGTGGTTTAGATGTTCAATTCAGTGAAGCTGAATGCTATAAGATTGATCCAAAGAACAACAAAGTTTACTGCAAAGCTACTCATGACAAAAAGCTAGGTGGAACAGAAGAATTTTCCCTTGATTATGATTACTTAGTAATAGCTATGGGAGCTCGTTCTAATACCTTTAATACACCTGGTGTCGAGGAACATGCCTACTTCTTGAAG GAAGTGGAAGATGCTAAAAGAATCCGCCACAAAGTGATTAACCTTTTTGAAAGAGCAAGCCTTCCTTGTGTACCGGTGGAAGAGAAGAAAAAGCTTCTCAGTTTTGTAATTGTCGGTGGTGGTCCAACTGGTGTAGAGTTTGCAGCAGAGCTACATGATTTTGTGCATGAAGATCTGTCTAAGTTATATCCTTCACTTAAAGACCATGTCAAGATTACTCTCCTCGAGGCTGGCGATCATATCTTGAACAT GTTTGACAAGAGAATAACAGAATTTGCTGAAGGAAAGTTCAAAAGAGATGGAATTGATGTGAAATTAGGATCTATGGTTGTGAAAGTTGGTGAAAAAGAAATCTCGTCGAAAGAAAGAGGAAGTGGTGAAATTGTTACTTTACCTCATGGGATGGTAGTTTGGTCCACTGGTATTGGTGCTCGTCCTGAAATAGTTGATTTTATGAAGCAACTTGGCCAG ATTAACAGGCGCGCATTGGTGACCGATGAATGGCTGAGGGTGGAAGGATGTGACAACATCTATGCTCTAGGTGATTGTGCCACTGTTAATCAACGTAAAGTTATG GAAGATATAGCGGTGATATTTAGCAAAGCGGACAAGGACAACTCCGGAATGTTAGATCTTAAAGAATTTCAAAACGTTGTTGGAGATATTATTGAGAGGTATCCACAAGTGGACATTTATTTAAAGAGTCAAATGAAAGACATGGCTTCTTTGCTAAGTAAATCTCAGGAAAGCCCTACTACAGTTGTGGACATTGAATACTTTAAACAAGCTCTTTCCAAAGTTGATTCTCAGATGAAAAATCTTCCTGCAACCGCTCAG GTAGCTGCTCAACAAGGAACCTATCTCGCAGACTGTTTCAATCGGATGGAATTGTGCGAGAGATATCCGGAAGGCCCTCTAAGGTTTAGAGGAACCGGACGCCATAGATTTCATGCATTCAG GTACAAGCATTTGGGACAATTTGCTCCTCTTGGAGGAGAACAAACTGCAGCTCAACTTCCAGGAGATTGGGTTTCAATTGGTCATAGCAGTCAGTGGTTGTGGTATTCAGTATATGCAAG CAAACTAGTCAGCTGGAGAACAAGAGCTTTGGTGATATCTGATTGGGGAAGACGATTCATATTTGGCAGAGACTCAAGTCAAATCTGa
- the LOC131606678 gene encoding uncharacterized protein LOC131606678 has protein sequence MSSAIRAWSVAASVGVVEALKDQGICRWNYTLKLAQQHVKNNVRSFSQANKLSTSNSSAIISKRLKDDMAKQPEESLRTVMYLSCWGPS, from the coding sequence ATGAGTTCAGCAATCAGAGCTTGGAGTGTAGCTGCCAGCGTCGGTGTTGTGGAGGCCTTGAAAGACCAAGGCATCTGCAGATGGAATTATACTTTGAAATTAGCTCAACAACATGTCAAAAACAATGTTAGATCTTTCTCTCAGGCAAATAAGCTTTCTACTTCCAACTCTTCAGCTATCATCTCTAAAAGACTGAAAGATGATATGGCAAAACAGCCTGAGGAGTCTTTGAGGACAGTCATGTATCTAAGCTGCTGGGGTCCTAGTTAA
- the LOC131604751 gene encoding uncharacterized protein LOC131604751 produces MGRGRGRPKKSVSASPQIRSVDGTVHTVETIQSDGEDGEILSGSTRGKKVGEATPQVKQTETLIPETEQEKKDTQRKLWVDVLSDNRNHANGLTMEYVAPKVVDGEIEIEIEEKDIESELRYWDSALILYALGGDISMNMLKHFMERMWNFVQLPEMVYQEEGYFILKFRSHSDKDDVLMKGPYTLRNMPLLIRDWTPGFSLKEDMLRTLPIWVKLPHLPLHLWGVRSLNKIGSALGNPLVTNECTASKARVSYARILVEVDVTQDLKEVVTIKDVEGKKLQQMVECEWKPLFCDKCQKFGHKCKEKAVRKWKPKLPEQEKKTVQEPETLPTKSVVTTLMPDPEVKRNEDISIEDLGKEWETVLNGRDRGKQSIQEHVVTTCLNGFAALGDWNNPLVGINKTGKLREVSSRLKEIRQRITVLLETRVKENKAKDVRQLLLSGGMFVDNYTNHFNGRIWISWDVTNVDIRVRHSTSQLIHCALYDNQGVFLYWITTVYASNSANDICRLWKDIENINRNQQGPWVVVGDFNNATKLQDRIGGKRVTQAEIKDLIDMMNVTELSEMDSTRQYFTWSNNQLGNTIYSRIDRVIANADWFQLHMDTTLYVIHQGVSDHAMLWIKAQGNLNT; encoded by the exons ATGGGAAGAGGACGAGGACGACCGAAGAAATCGGTGTCAGCGTCACCACAAATTCGCAGCGTTGATGGTACTGTGCACACGGTGGAGACGATTCAGAGCGATGGTGAGGACGGTGAGATTCTATCTGGCTCTACCAGAGGGAAGAAGGTTGGTGAAGCTACTCCACAAGTGAAGCAAACTGAAACCCTAATTCCGGAGACTGAGCAAGAAAAGAAAGATACACAAAGGAAGCTGTGGGTTGATGTTCTGAGCGATAATCGGAATCATGCGAATGGATTAACAATGGAGTATGTTGCACCTAAGGTTGTAGAtggtgaaattgaaattgaaattgaggaGAAAGATATTGAATCAGAGCTACGCTACTGGGATTCGGCGTTGATTCTGTATGCGCTTGGAGGAGATATCAGTATGAACATGCTTAAACACTTCATGGAGCGTATGTGGAACTTTGTTCAACTACCTGAAATGGTGTATCAAGAAGAAGGTTACTTCATCTTGAAATTCAGATCACATAGTGATAAAGATGATGTGTTGATGAAAGGTCCTTACACACTGCGAAATATGCCACTCCTAATCAGGGATTGGACACCAGGTTTCAGTTTAAAGGAGGATATGTTGCGAACACTGCCTATTTGGGTGAAATTACCTCATCTTCCATTGCATCTATGGGGAGTGAGGAGTCTAAATAAGATAGGAAGTGCTTTGGGGAACCCTTTGGTTACGAATGAGTGCACTGCTAGCAAAGCTCGAGTGTCTTATGCTCGGATATTGGTGGAAGTGGATGTTACACAAGACCTGAAAGAAGTGGTTACTATCAAAGATGTCGAAGGTAAGAAGCTACAACAAATGGTTGAGTGTGAGTGGAAGCCCCTCTTTTGTGATAAATGCCAAAAGTTTGGTCACAAATGTAAAGAAAAAGCTGTAAGGAAATGGAAACCAAAGCTCCCAGAACAAGAGAAAAAGACAGTACAAGAGCCTGAGACTCTCCCCACAAAGAGTGTGGTGACAACCCTTATGCCTGATCCAGAAGTCAAGAGGAATGAAGATATTAGCATTGAAGATTTAGGGAAGGAGTGGGAGACTGTGTTAAATGGTAGAGATAGAGGCAAACAAAGCATTCAGGAGCATGTGGTTACAACTTGTTTGAATGGTTTTGCTGCATTAGGGGATTGGAATAATCCCTTAGT GGGGATTAATAAAACTGGCAAGCTCAGAGAGGTTAGCTCCCGCCTCAAAGAGATTCGACAAAGAATCACTGTGCTGCTAGAAACTAGAGTTAAAGAGAACAAGGCAAAGGATGTTAGACAACTACTACTCTCTGGAGGTATGTTTGTTGATAACTATACTAATCACTTTAATGGTAGAATCTGGATAAGCTGGGATGTTACTAATGTTGATATTAGAGTTAGGCATAGTACTAGCCAATTAATCCACTGTGCCTTATATGACAATCAAGGGGTTTTCCTCTACTGGATCACTACTGTTTATGCTTCAAACAGTGCTAATGACATATGTAGGCTTTGGAAAGACATTGAGAATATTAATAGGAATCAACAAGGGCCTTGGGTGGTAGTTGGGGATTTCAACAATGCCACTAAACTTCAGGACAGAATAGGGGGAAAAAGAGTTACTCAGGCTGAAATAAAGGAtttgattgatatgatgaatgTGACTGAATTAAGTGAGATGGATAGCACTAGGCAGTACTTCACCTGGTCAAACAATCAACTTGGTAATACTATATATTCCAGGATAGATAGAGTGATTGCTAATGCTGATTGGTTTCAACTCCATATGGACACTACCCTGTATGTTATACACCAAGGAGTTTCAGACCATGCTATGCTTTGGATCAAAGCACAGGGCAATCTAAATACTTGA